The genomic segment CGACGAGCCGGCGCATGAAGGCGCTCGGATCGCTCGTGATCTCCGACCGCGGCGAGCGGGGTCCGCCCGTCGCGAGCTCGATGTGCGAGAGCGCGTCGCCGCCGCGCTGGAGCCAGTCGCCCTGGCTCGAGGGCGGCGGGCGCTGCGCCGACATCGGCGCGGGCGTGCCGCCCGACGAAGGCGGCGCGCCGTAACGCGCGGCGAGCTCCTCGCGGCTCGGCACCTTCGGGAACCGGCCCGAGAGCGCGGCGACCGGTTTGTCGAGGAGCGCGCGGAGATCGGCGCGGAGGTCGCGCATCGTCGGGTGGCGCGCGTCCTTCTGCTTCGCGATCGCGCGGAGGATGATGCGCTCGAGGCGCGGATCGACGCCGGGGAAGCGCGACGTCGGCGGCGGAGGCGGCTCGTGGATCTGGAGATCGAGGAGGCGGCGCAGGTCGTCGTCGATGAACGGCACGTCGCCGGTCGCGAGCTCGTACATCACGATGCCGACCGAGTAGATGTCGCTCCGCGCGTCGAGCGTGGACGACGTGCACTGCTCCGGCGACATGTACTCGGGCGTGCCTTGGAAGCGGCGCGTCTCCTCCTGCACCGCGCCCTGCGCGATGCCGAAGTCGCAGACCTTCACCACCTCCATCGGCTGTCCGTCGTCGTCGTGCCCGCGCACGATGACGAGGTTCTCGGGCTTGATGTCCTTGTGGACGATGTTCTTCGTGTGGGCGTGGGCGAGCCCGGCGCAGATCTGGCTCGTCAGCTTCACGATGCGCTCGAGCGAGAGGCGCTTCTCGTGCTCGAGGATCGCGCGGAGACCGACGCCGTCGAGGTACTCCATCACGAGGTAGAGGAGGCCGTCGGGCTCCTGCCCGAAGTCGAGGACGCGCGTGACGTTCGGGTGATCGAGGCGGCTCGCGGCGAGCGCCTCGGCGTGGAACCGGCGACCGAAGTCGGCGTCGGACTGGAAGTTGTCGTGGAGGACCTTCACCGCCACCGGGATGCGGAGGTCGCGGTGGCGGGTCTTGTAGACCGCGCCGACGCCGCCGCCGCCGATGAGCGACTCGATGACGAGCTTGCCGCCCGCGAGCTCTCGTCCGATGAGGTCGGTCGGCTTCTTCTCGGACTGGGGCGCGCCTTCGAGATCGGCGGTGTGCCGCTCGGTGAGGTCGTGGCTCGTCGCGTGGCGCGCCCTCATCGTCGCCGGCCGCTTCTTCTCCGCCTTCAGGACCGGCGCGGACTCCTCGACGCGGAAGCGGAGGCGGAGCGGAAAGCCGTCGTTCGTCGGGGGACCGACCGGATCGGCATAGAGCCGGAGCGGCTCCGACGAGAGCGGCGAATACACCTCGAGCTGGTGGGTCGAGCGATCGACGGGCGCGGCGAGGAGCGGGACGTACGCGACCTGCTCCGCGAGGGCGACCCCTTCGAGGAAGTCGCGGGATGCTTCATCCGCGAGATCCGCGAAAAGCATCGGCAAAGAGCCGCTGGGCGCAGGTGAGGCCGGCATCGTCGACAGGTCGACGCTCCACGTTAGGAGATGGATCCGCGAGGCGCAACGCCGCTCGCCACCGCGCGAAAGCGGAGTATGCTCGTCCTCGCATGGCGCGCGGTCTTGGATCACGGACGATGGACGGCGCCGCCGTCCTACGTTGCCTCTCGGTTGGTCTCTCGGCCGACCAGCTGACCGCGGTCCGTCGCGCGATCGTGCCGGTGGAGGTGGTGCCTTTCGCGACGGCGGCGGAGGCGTGCACCGCGATGTCGACGGTCCTCCCGCTCGTGGTCGTCGTCGACGACGCGACGACGGAGGCGGATCGCACCGCGCTCTCCGACGTCGCGATCGCATGTGGGGCGGAGCTCTTCGACGTCGAGCCGGCGCCGGAGGGCAAGGAGTTCTCCCTACGTCTGCTCGACGCGCTCACCCGTGCGGAGCGCCGCCGCTTCAAGCCGGCTTAGAAGAGCTCGCGGAGACGCCGGACGACGCCGCCGCGCGAGTACATCGCGCGGAGGAGGCGCATCTGCCAGCGATAGACCTTCGTGGAGTAGGGGAACCAGAGCGGATCGCGCTGCGGGTCGGGGAAGCGGCCGGCGAACACGTGGCGCGTCTCGGCCATGTCGCGGAGCGCGTCGTCGCCGTGGACGCGGCCGAAGCCGCTCTGCTTCACGCCGCCGAACGGCGCCTCGACCGCGGCGTAGTTGCTGACCACGTCGTTCACGACGACGCTGCCGGCCTCGATCCGCTGCGCGAGGCGGCGCCCCTTCTCGCGGTCCTTCGTGAAGACGTACGCGTTCAGGCCGAGGTGCGAGTCGTTCGCGAGGCGGACCGCCTCGTCCTCGGAGGCGACGCGCTGGATCGGGACGATCGGCCCGAAGATCTCCTGCGTCATCACCGTCATCGAGTGGTCGCAGCCCGCGAGCACGGTCGGCTCGAAGAACATGCCCGGACCGGGGCGGCGCTTGCCGCCGGTCACGACGCGCGCGCCCTTCTTCACCGCGTCGGCGATGTGCAGCATCGCGACTTCGATCTGCTTGCCGAAGATGATCGCGCCGACGTCGATCGCGTCGTCGGCGGTGGGATCGCCCTGGCGGAGCTCCTCGGTGAGGGTCTTCACGCGCTCGACGAGCTGATCGTGGACCGCCTCGTGGGCGTAGACGCGTTCGACCGAGATGCACACCTGCCCCGCGTTGACGAAGCCGCCGAAGACGATCGCGCGCGCGGTGCGCTCGACGTCGCAGTCGGAGCAGGCGAGGAGCGGTGCCTTGCCGCCGAGCTCGATCACGCACGGGACGAGGTTCGCGCCGCACGCGGCCGCGACGCGCTTGCCGGTCTCCACCCCGCCGGTGAACACCAGCTTCTGGATGCCGCCTTCGATCAGGGCCTGCCCCACGTCGCCTTTGCCGTGGACGACGCCGAAGAGGTCCTCCGGGAGGCCGGTCGCGTCGAAGATCTCCTTCGCCTTCTGGACCGAGAGCGGCGTCACCTCGCTCGGCTTCACGACCGCGGCGGAGCCGGTGACGAGCGCGGCGAACACGTCCGCCATCGGGATGACGAAGGGGAAGTTCCACGGCGAGATGATCCCGACGACGCCGCGCGGGACGTAGTGGAGCGTGCTCTTCTTGTGCTTCAGGAGGTGGAGCGGGAGCTCGCGCGGCGCGAGGATCTTCGCCGCGTTGTTGCAGTAGTAGGTCAGCTGATCGACCGCGAGCATCACCTCGTGCGCGAGCGCTTCGGGGCGGGGCTTGCCGCACTCGCGGCTGATGACGTCGACGACCTCGCTCGCGCGCTCGACGAGCGCGTCGCGGAAGCGGAGGAGGCGCGTCGCGCGCTCTTGCACCGGGAGCACCGCCCACGCCGCCTGCGCCTTCTTCGCGCGCGCGATCGTCTTCTTCACCTCCTCGTGCGGCGTGATCGCGACCTCGCCGAGGAGGTCCCCCGTCGCGGGCTCCCAGCTCTTCAGCGTGTTCGTCGTCATCTCAGCTCCGCTCGATGAGCTCGATCTTGTAGCCGGTCGGGTCCTCGACGAACGCGATGACGGTGGAGCCATGCTTCATCGGCCCCGGCTCACGCGTCACCTTGTAGCCGAGCGCGCGCACCTTCTCGACCGCGGACGTGATGTCGTTCGTGCCGATCGCGATGTGCCCGAACGCGTCGCCGAGGGTGTAGCTGTCCTTGCCCCAGTTGTACGTGAGCTCGATGACGGTGTTCGCGTCCTCCTCGCCGTAGCCGATGAAGCAGAGCGTGAACTTGCCGTCGGGGTACTCCTTCTCGCGGAGGACCTTCATGCCGAAGCACTCGGTGTAGAACTTCTTCGACGCCGCGAGGTCGCCGACCCGGAGCATCGTGTGGAGCATGCGCATGCGGCGAGCTTACGCCGGGTCGCCGATCTTGGGGTCGATCTTGGGCCAGGAGAGGAACGCGAGCATGGTCGGCGGCACCGCGAGCCCGAGCGCGACGAGCGCGACGCCGTAGCCGTGCGTGCGATCGATGCTCCAGCCCACGAGCGGCCCGAACACGACGTGCGCGAGCGACTGCGCCGCCGCCGTCATGCCGCCCGCGACCGAGGTGCGCTCGATCGGGACGCGCGCGAGCATGTCGTTCGTGACGAGGACGTAGACGCCGCCGCCGCCGCACGCCGACGCGGCGAACAGCGCGATCGCGACGGCGGGCGACGGCGCGAGCGGCGCGAGGGCGAGCGAGGCCTGGAGCAGCATCGCGATCGCGAAGAGGTTCGTGTGCGTCTTCGTTCGCCCCGCGATCGCGCCGAAGCCGATCGCGCCGATGTCGAAGAGCAGCGGTGCCGCGATGAGGTAGTTGCCGATCGACTCTTTCGGCACGTGCCATCCGTCGACGAGGTACTTCGACGTCCAGTTGAGGACGAACATCATCGCCGGCGCGGAGCCGACGATCGCGACGATGGCGCGGAGCACGGGCGGGCTCGTGAGGACGTGGTGCAGCGGCGCGCGTGGTGTGCTCGAACGAGCCTCGTGCGTCGCGCCGCGCTCGAGGCCGAAGCCCTTGGACACGACGAACCAGAGCGGGAGCCAGAGCATGCCGATCGCCGCGGTCACCACGAACGCGGCGCGGAAGCCGTACGCCGCGTCGAGGCCGACCGCGAGCTTCGCCGCGACGATCGCGCCGAACGAGCTGCCAGTGAACAGGATGCCGAACGCGAGCGGCCGCCGCGCGCCCGGCAGCGCCCGGCGGATCGACTGCACGGCGGACGGGAACGACGGCGCCTCCGCCGCGCCGAGCAGGAGCCGCAGCACGAACAGCGTGCCGAACGACACCGCGAAGGCGTGGAGCCCTGCGATGATCGACCACACGAGCACCGCCGCCGCGAACCCGCGTCGTGCCCCGATCCGATCGACGACGATCCCCGCCGCCGGCGCCCCGACGAGGTACGCGAGCGAGAACGCCGAGAGCAGGAGCCCGTAGTGGGCGTTGTCGATCCCGAGCGCCTTCGTCACGGACGGCGCAATGGCGGCGAGCGTCTGCCGATCGATGTAGCTGACGCTCATCCCCAGCGTCGCCGCGATGGCCAACGCCCACGCCGACCCCGGCGCGCCCACCTCGTCTCGCTGCGTCATTTCCCGTATCGCCGTGCCCCTTTTCCCAGCCCGGCCCTCTTCTAGTAGCCTTGGCCCCGTGGCGGATCTGCTCATTTCGGATGAGCTGTCCGACGAGCCGTCCGATTTCGGCTCGTTACGACCCGGCACGCGCCTCGGTCGCTACGAGCTCCTCGTCCCGATCGCGCGCGGAGGCATGGCGCGGGTGTGGGCCGCGCGCCAGCACGGGCAGCGCGGCTTCCAGAAGCTCGTCGCGATCAAGACGATCCTCCCGCACCTCGCCGACGAGCCCGAGTTCGAGCACATGTTCCTCGACGAGGCGCGGATCGCGTCGGGCGTGCACCACCCGAACGTCTGCGAGATCTACGAGCTCGGCGAGGAGAAGCGCACGCTCTACCTCGCGATGGAGTGGGTGAACGGCGACTCGTTCTCGCGCGCGCTCCGCATCTCGGGCAAACCCGAGCCGGTCGAGGTCTCGATCGCCGCGCGCATCATCGCCGACGCGTGCGCCGGCGCGCACGCCGCGCACGAGCTCGAGGACGACAACGGTCGCAAGCTCGGCGTCGTCCATCGCGATCTGTCCCCGCACAACATCCTCATCAACGCCGACGGCTTCACGAAGGTCTGCGACTTCGGCGTCGCGAAGGCGCTCGGTCAGATCCACGAGCAGACGAGCGCGGGGCAGCTCAAAGGCAAGATCAGCTACATGTCGCCCGAGCAGGTGACGGGCGATCCGGTCGATCGCCGGAGCGACGTGTTCTCGCTCGGCTGCGTGCTCTACGAGGCGACGACGGGCCGGCGACCCTTCCGCGGCGAGGGCGATCACAACGTGATGCAGGCGATCGTGAACGGCCAGTTCGAGTCGCCGGCCGCGATCGTCCGCGGGTACCCGCCGGAGCTCGAGCGCATCATCGCGCGCGCGCTCGCGAGCGTGCCGAACCGTCGCTTCGCCTCGGCGGAGCTGATGCGCTACGCGCTCGAGGAGTTCCTCGCGAAGGGGCCGCTCGTGACGCAGGGGCACGTCGGGCAGATGGTGAAGACGCGGCTCGCGGAGCTGCTCGAGCGCCGCCGCGAGCGCATCAAGCAGGCGTCCTCCAGCGCCGAGAGCTGGGACCCCGCGTCGGTCCCGCCGTCGCGCATGCCGGCCGATCACCGCTCCGGCGTGAAGCCGTCGCAGAGCAGCGGCCGGCTCGAGCCGCTCGGCGTGATCGGCCCGACGAGCTCGTCGACGATCCCGCAAGCCCCCTCCGCGATCGCGCAGATGGCGCTCGGCGAGACGCAGGAGGTCGACACCCACGCCGACACGCACGCCGTCGTCACCGACAGCTCGAACGCGGCCGTGATCGAAGAGGCGATCCTCTCGTCGCTCGTCCCGAACGTCCCGAGCCCGCTCGATCCGCCGCTGCCTCCGAGCGAGCTGCCGCCGCGCTCCGTCCTCGAGGCGCGGGCGCTCACCGCGCCGGCGCGCGACGTCCCGATCCCGATCCTCTCGCCGCTCTCGGCGGGTCCGCCGCCGTCGTTCGAGGGGCCGCCGAGCCTCGCGCCGCGTCCGGGTCCGGTCCTGGAGCCCGCGCCGGAGTCGCCGCCGCCCGCGCTCGGGTACTACGCGATGGCGATGCTCGTCGGCCTGCTCTTCGCGGTCGTGATCGGCGGCGCGGGCCTCTTCTACTGGCGCTCGCGGCAGCAGGTCTCTCCGGCGCCGGTCGCGGCCTCGGCTTCGGCTCCGTCGTCGGGCCCGAGCGCGTCCGCCCCGAGCGCGTCCGTCCCGCCGCTCACCGCCGCGTCGCCGGAGGTCCTCTTCCGCGTCTCGCCGGCCGACGCGGTGCTCGTCGTCGACGGCAAGGAGCTCCCGCGCGATCGCCGCGCGCTCCCGCGGCCGCCGGCGGGGGAGGTGAGCAGCGTCGTCATCCACGCGAAGGGCTTCGAGGACTCGAGCGTCCAGCTCGACTACTTCAGCGCGCCCGCGATCGACGTCGTCCTCCAGCCGACCGCCGACGCCGGCGCCACGACGACGAAGAAGAAGCCGCGGCCGCGCGACAAGGACCCCTCCGCGATCCCCGACAACCCATACTGACGGGTGCGCGCCTCCAAGGTAGACTGCACCCATGCCCGTCCCCCGCGCGAGACGAGCCGTGCTCGCCTGCGCCGTCGCTCTCGCCGCGATCTCTGCGGCGCCCCTCGCGCACGCCGCGCCGGAGGAGACCGCCGCGGCGGAGTCCGCCGCGGAGGCTCGCCAGCAGTACGGCCTCGGTCAGAAGGCCTTCGCCGCGAAGCGCTACTCCGAGGCCGCGCTCCACTTCGAGTCCGCCGCCGCCTTCAAGGCGAGCGGGATCGCGCTCTACAGCGCCGCGAGCGCGTGGGACCTCGCCTCGCGTCCCGAGCGCGCGGCGGACGCGTACGCGCGCGCGCTCGAAGCCGCCGGCCTCGACGAGAAGCAGACCGCGACGGCGAAGGACCGGATCGCCGCGCTCGAGAAGAGCCTCGGCACGCTCGAGGTGAAGGCGCCCGAAGGCTGGAAGGTGCAGCTCGACACGTTCACGGAGGTGAAGGCGCCCGCGCGCCTCCACGCGTCGGGCGGCGTGCACACCCTCAGCATCCACGCCCCCGACAAACCGATCGAGCGGCGCGACGTGATGCTCGAGGCCGGCAAGACGCAGGCGCTCGAGCTGAAGGACGAGCCGAAGCCGCCGCCGAAGGTCGAGGAGCCGCCGAAGAAGGAAGAGCCGCCCCCGCCGGAGCCGCCGCCGATGCGCCTCCGCGAGCCGTTCTGGACGACGCGGAAGGCGGTCGGCGTCGGCGTCGTCGGCGTCGGCGTCGCCGCGCTCGGCGCGACCGCGCTCCTCGGCGTCCAGGCGAGCGGCGCCGAAGACGCGTACAACGCGGCGCCCAACCGCGAGGCCTACGATCATGCGAAGTCACTCCAGACGTGGACCAACATCGGCCTCTTCACCGGCGGTCTCCTCGTCGCCGGGGGGATCGTGCTGATCGTGCTGCCCGGCGATCGCGGCGGCTTCCGCGCCGGCAT from the Labilithrix sp. genome contains:
- a CDS encoding serine/threonine protein kinase → MLFADLADEASRDFLEGVALAEQVAYVPLLAAPVDRSTHQLEVYSPLSSEPLRLYADPVGPPTNDGFPLRLRFRVEESAPVLKAEKKRPATMRARHATSHDLTERHTADLEGAPQSEKKPTDLIGRELAGGKLVIESLIGGGGVGAVYKTRHRDLRIPVAVKVLHDNFQSDADFGRRFHAEALAASRLDHPNVTRVLDFGQEPDGLLYLVMEYLDGVGLRAILEHEKRLSLERIVKLTSQICAGLAHAHTKNIVHKDIKPENLVIVRGHDDDGQPMEVVKVCDFGIAQGAVQEETRRFQGTPEYMSPEQCTSSTLDARSDIYSVGIVMYELATGDVPFIDDDLRRLLDLQIHEPPPPPTSRFPGVDPRLERIILRAIAKQKDARHPTMRDLRADLRALLDKPVAALSGRFPKVPSREELAARYGAPPSSGGTPAPMSAQRPPPSSQGDWLQRGGDALSHIELATGGPRSPRSEITSDPSAFMRRLVGTTDPRQFLELVTPLESAIPELAQEQQIEVLWRLASTLDILATEGPEVPGSRAAASKALLRVLHDPGTLAPVAARVLSPGDATGEKLLVSAGAFGAHALYSARLRATDPEASPRFVKALRAIGPAALPVLRGGLERLADRLGTQGAAVVAEDLLLAMPKFHDEATGAIVASYARSNNPHLARAAAAALPGIWRERSRPIVLGLIDHDHEDVVVAALGALTELGISDAPTPRHVATVLDRRRSRALVHASLRALAQARGEARAPAAALVEARLRRMTDLRVVDDVELALGLARANAILALDKAAAEKLLEEVSKGWPADVAARARAAQAT
- a CDS encoding aldehyde dehydrogenase family protein; the encoded protein is MTTNTLKSWEPATGDLLGEVAITPHEEVKKTIARAKKAQAAWAVLPVQERATRLLRFRDALVERASEVVDVISRECGKPRPEALAHEVMLAVDQLTYYCNNAAKILAPRELPLHLLKHKKSTLHYVPRGVVGIISPWNFPFVIPMADVFAALVTGSAAVVKPSEVTPLSVQKAKEIFDATGLPEDLFGVVHGKGDVGQALIEGGIQKLVFTGGVETGKRVAAACGANLVPCVIELGGKAPLLACSDCDVERTARAIVFGGFVNAGQVCISVERVYAHEAVHDQLVERVKTLTEELRQGDPTADDAIDVGAIIFGKQIEVAMLHIADAVKKGARVVTGGKRRPGPGMFFEPTVLAGCDHSMTVMTQEIFGPIVPIQRVASEDEAVRLANDSHLGLNAYVFTKDREKGRRLAQRIEAGSVVVNDVVSNYAAVEAPFGGVKQSGFGRVHGDDALRDMAETRHVFAGRFPDPQRDPLWFPYSTKVYRWQMRLLRAMYSRGGVVRRLRELF
- the gloA gene encoding lactoylglutathione lyase, which produces MRMLHTMLRVGDLAASKKFYTECFGMKVLREKEYPDGKFTLCFIGYGEEDANTVIELTYNWGKDSYTLGDAFGHIAIGTNDITSAVEKVRALGYKVTREPGPMKHGSTVIAFVEDPTGYKIELIERS
- a CDS encoding MFS transporter — translated: MTQRDEVGAPGSAWALAIAATLGMSVSYIDRQTLAAIAPSVTKALGIDNAHYGLLLSAFSLAYLVGAPAAGIVVDRIGARRGFAAAVLVWSIIAGLHAFAVSFGTLFVLRLLLGAAEAPSFPSAVQSIRRALPGARRPLAFGILFTGSSFGAIVAAKLAVGLDAAYGFRAAFVVTAAIGMLWLPLWFVVSKGFGLERGATHEARSSTPRAPLHHVLTSPPVLRAIVAIVGSAPAMMFVLNWTSKYLVDGWHVPKESIGNYLIAAPLLFDIGAIGFGAIAGRTKTHTNLFAIAMLLQASLALAPLAPSPAVAIALFAASACGGGGVYVLVTNDMLARVPIERTSVAGGMTAAAQSLAHVVFGPLVGWSIDRTHGYGVALVALGLAVPPTMLAFLSWPKIDPKIGDPA
- a CDS encoding serine/threonine protein kinase, which codes for MADLLISDELSDEPSDFGSLRPGTRLGRYELLVPIARGGMARVWAARQHGQRGFQKLVAIKTILPHLADEPEFEHMFLDEARIASGVHHPNVCEIYELGEEKRTLYLAMEWVNGDSFSRALRISGKPEPVEVSIAARIIADACAGAHAAHELEDDNGRKLGVVHRDLSPHNILINADGFTKVCDFGVAKALGQIHEQTSAGQLKGKISYMSPEQVTGDPVDRRSDVFSLGCVLYEATTGRRPFRGEGDHNVMQAIVNGQFESPAAIVRGYPPELERIIARALASVPNRRFASAELMRYALEEFLAKGPLVTQGHVGQMVKTRLAELLERRRERIKQASSSAESWDPASVPPSRMPADHRSGVKPSQSSGRLEPLGVIGPTSSSTIPQAPSAIAQMALGETQEVDTHADTHAVVTDSSNAAVIEEAILSSLVPNVPSPLDPPLPPSELPPRSVLEARALTAPARDVPIPILSPLSAGPPPSFEGPPSLAPRPGPVLEPAPESPPPALGYYAMAMLVGLLFAVVIGGAGLFYWRSRQQVSPAPVAASASAPSSGPSASAPSASVPPLTAASPEVLFRVSPADAVLVVDGKELPRDRRALPRPPAGEVSSVVIHAKGFEDSSVQLDYFSAPAIDVVLQPTADAGATTTKKKPRPRDKDPSAIPDNPY